In Macadamia integrifolia cultivar HAES 741 unplaced genomic scaffold, SCU_Mint_v3 scaffold1815, whole genome shotgun sequence, a single window of DNA contains:
- the LOC122064914 gene encoding trihelix transcription factor ASIL1-like isoform X1, with protein sequence MFWGFWRWVLLEIVDWMEPLQKGNHPTTEDSQIRVPEEDECKPVECLQSAQIQVGAGEIAAAKPPDRIKRDEWSEGGVMSLLDVYEAKWMLRNRAKLKGSDWEEIAQQVSVRCSAKKSAKSPNQCKNKIESMKKRYRAESAANNSVSTSSWQFYARMDGLLKGTYCSQSKVDGCVNGVPESGLHPSSKIEIEDTQHVLQWVNDNGPAHPQNLGKNLNCEIVDVEADAHMQDSNQDDESNALPNNRKSSRGTDSDVSTPRSKIANIGEGSGKVNSFKRRKNSSSDVAESIRLLAHSLLKIEQARMEMYKNSERLRAEAEIRRSEMELKRTEIIANTQLQIAKLLARRPRTQKNDGGNSSLRAEPTVPTDTDGGSGEWTILRSLQNISMHSCFLHLFNDDNEFHMHGSTLLVMNSDSRE encoded by the exons ATGTTTTGGGGATTTTGGAGGTGGGTTTTGCTTGAAATTGTGGATTGGATGGAGCCTCTGCAAAAGGGGAATCATCCCACTACTGAGGATTCGCAGATTAGAGTCCCTGAGGAGGATGAGTGTAAGCCTGTTGAGTGTCTTCAATCGGCACAAATCCAAGTGGGTGCAGGAGAAATTGCGGCAGCAAAACCCCCAGATAGGATTAAAAGGGATGAATGGAGTGAAGGAGGGGTGATGAGCTTGCTTGATGTTTATGAAGCGAAATGGATGCTTAGGAATCGTGCTAAGTTGAAGGGAAGCGATTGGGAGGAGATAGCCCAGCAGGTTTCAGTACGATGTAGTGCGAAAAAATCCGCAAAGTCTCCTAATCAATGTAAGAACAAGATAGAATCCATGAAAAAACGCTATCGGGCAGAATCAGCTGCTAACAACTCTGTTTCTACCTCTTCCTGGCAATTCTATGCTAGGATGGATGGATTATTGAAAGGAACTTACTGTTCTCAATCCAAGGTTGATGGTTGTGTCAATGGTGTGCCTGAGTCTGGTCTGCATCCTTCGTCAAAGATTGAAATTGAAGATACACAGCATGTCCTGCAATGGGTTAATGACAATGGACCTGCCCATCCGCAGAACCTTGGGAAGAATTTAAATTGTGAGATTGTTGATGTAGAAGctgatgcacatatgcaagacAGCAATCAAGATGATGAGTCTAATGCACTTCCCAATAACAGGAAATCCAGTAGAGGAAcagatagtgatgtcagtaccCCAAGGAGCAAGATTGCCAACATTGGAGAAGGGTCTGGTAAGGTTAACTCATTTAAGCGAAGGAAGAATTCAAGCAGTGATGTGGCAGAGAGTATAAGGTTGCTTGCACATTCGCTCTTGAAGATTGAACAAGCACGGATGGAAATGTATAAGAATTCAGAGCGCCTGAGGGCTGAGGCAGAGATCAGGAGGAGTGAGATGGAGCTTAAGAGGACAGAAATAATAGCTAACACTCAATTGCAGATTGCAAAGCTTTTAGCTAGGAGACCACGTACTCAAAAGAATGATGGTGGAAATTCATCCTTGAGAGCTGAACCAACCGTTCCCACAGATACTGATGGAGGGAGTG GCGAATGGACCATCCTGAGAAGTCTACAAAATATTTCTATGCATTCTTGTTTTCTTCATTTGTTTAATGATGATAATgaattccacatgcatggcagTACACTTCT
- the LOC122064914 gene encoding trihelix transcription factor ASIL1-like isoform X2: MFWGFWRWVLLEIVDWMEPLQKGNHPTTEDSQIRVPEEDECKPVECLQSAQIQVGAGEIAAAKPPDRIKRDEWSEGGVMSLLDVYEAKWMLRNRAKLKGSDWEEIAQQVSVRCSAKKSAKSPNQCKNKIESMKKRYRAESAANNSVSTSSWQFYARMDGLLKGTYCSQSKVDGCVNGVPESGLHPSSKIEIEDTQHVLQWVNDNGPAHPQNLGKNLNCEIVDVEADAHMQDSNQDDESNALPNNRKSSRGTDSDVSTPRSKIANIGEGSGKVNSFKRRKNSSSDVAESIRLLAHSLLKIEQARMEMYKNSERLRAEAEIRRSEMELKRTEIIANTQLQIAKLLARRPRTQKNDGGNSSLRAEPTVPTDTDGGSVPCKRKRTSGTVMDLSLHHLLLILPNLM, from the exons ATGTTTTGGGGATTTTGGAGGTGGGTTTTGCTTGAAATTGTGGATTGGATGGAGCCTCTGCAAAAGGGGAATCATCCCACTACTGAGGATTCGCAGATTAGAGTCCCTGAGGAGGATGAGTGTAAGCCTGTTGAGTGTCTTCAATCGGCACAAATCCAAGTGGGTGCAGGAGAAATTGCGGCAGCAAAACCCCCAGATAGGATTAAAAGGGATGAATGGAGTGAAGGAGGGGTGATGAGCTTGCTTGATGTTTATGAAGCGAAATGGATGCTTAGGAATCGTGCTAAGTTGAAGGGAAGCGATTGGGAGGAGATAGCCCAGCAGGTTTCAGTACGATGTAGTGCGAAAAAATCCGCAAAGTCTCCTAATCAATGTAAGAACAAGATAGAATCCATGAAAAAACGCTATCGGGCAGAATCAGCTGCTAACAACTCTGTTTCTACCTCTTCCTGGCAATTCTATGCTAGGATGGATGGATTATTGAAAGGAACTTACTGTTCTCAATCCAAGGTTGATGGTTGTGTCAATGGTGTGCCTGAGTCTGGTCTGCATCCTTCGTCAAAGATTGAAATTGAAGATACACAGCATGTCCTGCAATGGGTTAATGACAATGGACCTGCCCATCCGCAGAACCTTGGGAAGAATTTAAATTGTGAGATTGTTGATGTAGAAGctgatgcacatatgcaagacAGCAATCAAGATGATGAGTCTAATGCACTTCCCAATAACAGGAAATCCAGTAGAGGAAcagatagtgatgtcagtaccCCAAGGAGCAAGATTGCCAACATTGGAGAAGGGTCTGGTAAGGTTAACTCATTTAAGCGAAGGAAGAATTCAAGCAGTGATGTGGCAGAGAGTATAAGGTTGCTTGCACATTCGCTCTTGAAGATTGAACAAGCACGGATGGAAATGTATAAGAATTCAGAGCGCCTGAGGGCTGAGGCAGAGATCAGGAGGAGTGAGATGGAGCTTAAGAGGACAGAAATAATAGCTAACACTCAATTGCAGATTGCAAAGCTTTTAGCTAGGAGACCACGTACTCAAAAGAATGATGGTGGAAATTCATCCTTGAGAGCTGAACCAACCGTTCCCACAGATACTGATGGAGGGAGTG TTCCTTgtaaaaggaaaagaacatCGGGGACGGTGATGGATCTCAGCCTCCACCATTTACTTCTGATCCTTCCAAATCTAATGTAG
- the LOC122064914 gene encoding trihelix transcription factor ASIL1-like isoform X3 codes for MFWGFWRWVLLEIVDWMEPLQKGNHPTTEDSQIRVPEEDECKPVECLQSAQIQVGAGEIAAAKPPDRIKRDEWSEGGVMSLLDVYEAKWMLRNRAKLKGSDWEEIAQQVSVRCSAKKSAKSPNQCKNKIESMKKRYRAESAANNSVSTSSWQFYARMDGLLKGTYCSQSKVDGCVNGVPESGLHPSSKIEIEDTQHVLQWVNDNGPAHPQNLGKNLNCEIVDVEADAHMQDSNQDDESNALPNNRKSSRGTDSDVSTPRSKIANIGEGSGKVNSFKRRKNSSSDVAESIRLLAHSLLKIEQARMEMYKNSERLRAEAEIRRSEMELKRTEIIANTQLQIAKLLARRPRTQKNDGGNSSLRAEPTVPTDTDGGSG; via the coding sequence ATGTTTTGGGGATTTTGGAGGTGGGTTTTGCTTGAAATTGTGGATTGGATGGAGCCTCTGCAAAAGGGGAATCATCCCACTACTGAGGATTCGCAGATTAGAGTCCCTGAGGAGGATGAGTGTAAGCCTGTTGAGTGTCTTCAATCGGCACAAATCCAAGTGGGTGCAGGAGAAATTGCGGCAGCAAAACCCCCAGATAGGATTAAAAGGGATGAATGGAGTGAAGGAGGGGTGATGAGCTTGCTTGATGTTTATGAAGCGAAATGGATGCTTAGGAATCGTGCTAAGTTGAAGGGAAGCGATTGGGAGGAGATAGCCCAGCAGGTTTCAGTACGATGTAGTGCGAAAAAATCCGCAAAGTCTCCTAATCAATGTAAGAACAAGATAGAATCCATGAAAAAACGCTATCGGGCAGAATCAGCTGCTAACAACTCTGTTTCTACCTCTTCCTGGCAATTCTATGCTAGGATGGATGGATTATTGAAAGGAACTTACTGTTCTCAATCCAAGGTTGATGGTTGTGTCAATGGTGTGCCTGAGTCTGGTCTGCATCCTTCGTCAAAGATTGAAATTGAAGATACACAGCATGTCCTGCAATGGGTTAATGACAATGGACCTGCCCATCCGCAGAACCTTGGGAAGAATTTAAATTGTGAGATTGTTGATGTAGAAGctgatgcacatatgcaagacAGCAATCAAGATGATGAGTCTAATGCACTTCCCAATAACAGGAAATCCAGTAGAGGAAcagatagtgatgtcagtaccCCAAGGAGCAAGATTGCCAACATTGGAGAAGGGTCTGGTAAGGTTAACTCATTTAAGCGAAGGAAGAATTCAAGCAGTGATGTGGCAGAGAGTATAAGGTTGCTTGCACATTCGCTCTTGAAGATTGAACAAGCACGGATGGAAATGTATAAGAATTCAGAGCGCCTGAGGGCTGAGGCAGAGATCAGGAGGAGTGAGATGGAGCTTAAGAGGACAGAAATAATAGCTAACACTCAATTGCAGATTGCAAAGCTTTTAGCTAGGAGACCACGTACTCAAAAGAATGATGGTGGAAATTCATCCTTGAGAGCTGAACCAACCGTTCCCACAGATACTGATGGAGGGAGTG